A stretch of the Borreliella spielmanii genome encodes the following:
- a CDS encoding tRNA dihydrouridine synthase, translating to MKFLFNIPLPVMILAPMEDVTDSVFRNLIHLIGSGEGEPHIYFTEFISVKGILNRSKQSIQHIFLKPNELNRPLIAQIWGNIPEQFYRAIEILGGMGFWGIDINMGCPKNKIIKKEVCSALINNKSLAGEIILASKEACSKFNLPLSVKTRHGFSYPEVDDWLGFLLGFGIDMLTVYPRLAVNQSEGPVNFDIFYELVKLRNNISPSTLIIGNGDVLSLKDARYYVDKYLIDGIMFGRGIFKNLNLFKFSSKHFLDNNLNFRLNILKFHIKDFHTTWGFGKDFNKLKKYFKIYFTEKERQSKYFSNLINSKTHDELFENLNVIDMVGDFENNEL from the coding sequence ATGAAGTTTTTATTTAATATTCCTCTTCCAGTTATGATTTTAGCTCCAATGGAAGATGTTACAGACTCTGTTTTTAGAAATTTAATTCATTTAATAGGATCTGGAGAAGGAGAACCGCATATTTATTTTACTGAATTTATTTCTGTAAAGGGAATTTTAAATAGATCAAAACAATCTATTCAACATATTTTTTTAAAACCCAATGAACTTAATAGACCTTTAATTGCTCAAATTTGGGGAAATATTCCTGAGCAATTTTATAGAGCAATAGAAATATTAGGGGGCATGGGGTTTTGGGGAATTGATATTAATATGGGTTGTCCTAAGAATAAAATAATTAAAAAAGAGGTTTGTTCAGCTTTAATTAATAATAAATCTTTGGCTGGAGAAATAATTCTAGCAAGCAAAGAGGCTTGCTCAAAATTTAATTTGCCTCTTAGCGTTAAAACCAGGCATGGATTTTCATATCCAGAAGTTGATGATTGGTTAGGGTTTTTATTGGGCTTTGGAATTGATATGTTAACGGTTTATCCAAGACTTGCTGTTAATCAGAGCGAAGGTCCTGTTAATTTTGATATTTTTTATGAACTTGTTAAGTTGCGAAATAATATTAGTCCCTCTACGTTGATTATTGGCAATGGGGATGTTTTAAGCCTTAAAGATGCTAGATATTATGTTGATAAATATTTAATTGATGGGATTATGTTTGGTCGTGGAATTTTTAAGAATTTAAATTTATTTAAGTTCTCTTCGAAGCACTTTTTAGATAATAATTTAAATTTTAGGTTAAATATATTAAAATTCCATATAAAGGATTTTCATACTACTTGGGGATTTGGAAAAGATTTTAATAAACTTAAAAAATATTTTAAGATATATTTTACTGAGAAAGAAAGACAGAGTAAATATTTCTCAAATCTTATAAATTCAAAAACCCATGATGAGCTTTTTGAAAATTTAAACGTTATTGATATGGTAGGAGATTTTGAAAACAATGAACTTTAG
- the groES gene encoding co-chaperone GroES, giving the protein MKNIKPLADRVLIKIKEAESKTISGLYIPENAKEKTNIGTVVAIGSNKEEITVKVGDTVLYEKYAGAAVKIENKEHLILKAKEIVAIIEE; this is encoded by the coding sequence ATGAAAAATATTAAGCCTTTAGCTGATAGAGTTTTAATAAAAATCAAAGAAGCTGAGAGCAAAACAATCTCAGGACTTTACATACCAGAAAATGCAAAAGAAAAAACAAATATCGGAACAGTCGTGGCCATTGGTTCTAACAAAGAAGAGATCACTGTAAAAGTTGGCGACACTGTACTTTACGAAAAGTATGCAGGAGCTGCGGTAAAAATCGAGAATAAAGAACATTTAATATTAAAAGCAAAAGAAATAGTTGCAATAATAGAAGAGTAA
- the mnmD gene encoding tRNA (5-methylaminomethyl-2-thiouridine)(34)-methyltransferase MnmD, producing the protein MKNLVFKEKTIYSSKFDDIYYNPKYGLEESFYTFIKGCNLDLELKTKKNLLIAELGFGTGLNFICLLKFIKENNITSKINYYSIEKFPLPQKTIMKISKFFVKDTDYFKLMLKNYPKIPKKNLKLKITENINLKILIGNAKIKIKEIPKNVEYWFLDGFNPKKNPDMWNNEIFNLISEKSSPECKLSTFSSARIVKDGLKLANFKYIQIEKGFGNKRHMIKAQKN; encoded by the coding sequence ATGAAAAATCTAGTTTTTAAAGAAAAAACCATATATTCAAGCAAATTCGATGACATCTATTACAACCCAAAGTATGGACTTGAAGAAAGTTTTTATACATTTATTAAAGGCTGTAATTTAGATTTAGAATTAAAAACAAAAAAAAATCTTTTAATAGCAGAGTTAGGATTTGGAACAGGATTAAACTTCATATGTCTTTTAAAATTCATAAAAGAAAACAATATAACTTCAAAAATTAATTATTATTCTATAGAAAAATTTCCACTTCCACAAAAAACAATAATGAAAATTTCAAAGTTCTTCGTTAAAGACACTGATTATTTCAAATTAATGTTAAAAAATTATCCTAAAATTCCAAAAAAAAATTTAAAACTAAAAATAACAGAAAATATTAATTTAAAAATTTTAATTGGAAACGCTAAAATAAAAATTAAAGAAATTCCAAAAAATGTAGAATACTGGTTTTTAGATGGATTTAATCCTAAAAAAAATCCTGACATGTGGAATAATGAAATATTTAATTTAATTTCTGAAAAAAGCAGTCCGGAATGCAAGCTTTCAACATTTTCCTCTGCAAGAATTGTAAAAGACGGCTTAAAACTTGCCAATTTCAAATACATCCAAATAGAAAAAGGATTTGGAAATAAAAGACATATGATAAAAGCTCAAAAAAATTAA
- the valS gene encoding valine--tRNA ligase, with protein MNFRPLEKYDPKSFEDEIYNKWLKNNVFLPDNSLFEKFSMVAPPPNVTGVLHMGHALNFVLQDILVRYKRMKKHNTLWLFGTDHAGIATQAVFERHLKNIGKSKNDFEREELVQEIFKLKDKHRGVIVDQIKKLGASYDHSRERFTLDEGLCEAVNKVFKDLYSKGLIYRGEYLVNLDPGSGSVVSDEEIEYKEVDGKLYFVKYFIDDSSFIEIATTRPETMFGDTAIAVNPNDERYKSLVGKEVTIPLTTKKIKVIADFYVDSAFGTGALKVTPAHDPNDFEISKRHNIPKVNILTQDGKLNKNVPVQYQGLRMKDARFKIEIELMEKGFLQSVKKHRQQVGHCYRSGEVVEPYLSTQWFVRMKPLADKALKALENGELRFYPKKWENTYKYWLSNIRDWCISRQLVWGHRIPAWYNIDTAELVISDTDPSLDEKNIGKRFVQDPDVLDTWFSSWLWPFSSLGWPNDTSDFKNYYPTNTLITAYDIIFFWVARMVMAGLEFTGQIPFKDVYITPLLRDKQGKKMSKSLGNGIDPLDIINEYGSDSLRFTLSFLSVQGQDLNIDFKDFMLGAKFANKVFNASKFILLNLKNREILNDLEFNDIDKWLLTSLNSTILGVESSFANYKYNEASKFVYEFFWNDFCDWYIEISKIDLNSEDVNIQNMAISKLLFFLKKALLILHPFIPFVTEKIYSGFSKKGDILALNEYPSFDITNNFQEEFESFKVFKTFIVAVRTLKSEFNISSSIEIDVALKFDADFKYVGYFQANESIAKRMINFKNIFYNKNCDGMLGVAVVGFEIYADVKSLIDKTKELIRLEKQLEKYKMLKISVSKKLENKNFLMNAPAEIVESEKLKFAEFSSLINKINSYIVNLKNL; from the coding sequence ATGAACTTTAGACCTCTTGAAAAATATGATCCCAAGTCATTTGAAGATGAAATTTATAACAAGTGGCTTAAAAATAATGTTTTTTTACCGGATAATTCTTTATTTGAAAAATTTAGTATGGTTGCGCCTCCTCCCAATGTTACTGGTGTATTGCACATGGGGCATGCTCTTAATTTTGTTTTACAAGATATTCTTGTAAGGTATAAAAGGATGAAAAAACACAATACGTTGTGGCTTTTTGGGACAGATCATGCAGGAATAGCAACGCAGGCTGTTTTTGAAAGACATCTTAAAAATATTGGTAAAAGTAAGAATGATTTTGAAAGAGAAGAGCTTGTTCAAGAAATTTTTAAATTAAAAGATAAGCATAGAGGTGTAATTGTTGATCAGATAAAAAAACTTGGTGCGTCTTATGATCACTCAAGAGAAAGGTTTACCCTTGATGAGGGTCTTTGTGAGGCTGTTAATAAGGTTTTTAAGGATTTATATTCTAAAGGGTTGATTTATAGGGGTGAGTATCTTGTTAATCTTGATCCTGGGTCTGGAAGTGTTGTTAGTGATGAAGAGATTGAATATAAAGAAGTTGATGGCAAGCTTTATTTTGTTAAGTATTTTATTGACGATTCTTCTTTTATTGAGATTGCAACAACTAGACCTGAGACAATGTTTGGAGATACCGCTATTGCTGTTAATCCTAATGATGAGAGATATAAGTCTTTAGTTGGCAAAGAGGTCACAATTCCTTTGACAACTAAGAAGATAAAAGTTATTGCGGATTTTTATGTTGACAGTGCTTTTGGCACTGGGGCTTTAAAAGTTACTCCCGCACATGATCCTAATGATTTTGAAATTTCAAAAAGACATAATATTCCCAAGGTCAATATTTTAACTCAAGATGGAAAACTTAATAAAAATGTTCCTGTGCAATATCAAGGATTAAGGATGAAAGATGCGAGATTTAAAATAGAAATAGAATTAATGGAAAAAGGGTTTTTACAAAGTGTTAAAAAACATAGGCAACAGGTTGGGCATTGTTATCGATCAGGCGAGGTTGTTGAACCTTATTTGTCTACTCAGTGGTTTGTGCGTATGAAGCCTTTGGCAGACAAAGCTTTAAAGGCTTTAGAGAATGGCGAGTTAAGATTTTATCCTAAAAAGTGGGAAAATACATATAAATATTGGTTGTCAAATATTAGAGATTGGTGTATATCAAGACAGCTTGTTTGGGGGCATAGAATACCAGCTTGGTACAATATTGATACAGCTGAGCTTGTTATTAGTGATACCGATCCTTCTTTAGATGAAAAGAATATAGGCAAGAGGTTTGTTCAAGATCCAGATGTTCTTGATACTTGGTTTTCTTCTTGGCTATGGCCTTTTTCTTCTCTTGGATGGCCTAATGATACTAGTGATTTTAAAAATTATTATCCAACAAATACCTTAATTACAGCTTACGATATAATATTTTTTTGGGTTGCAAGAATGGTAATGGCAGGATTAGAATTTACAGGTCAAATCCCTTTTAAAGATGTTTATATCACACCTCTTTTACGTGACAAGCAAGGTAAAAAAATGTCAAAGTCTTTGGGTAATGGAATAGATCCTCTTGATATTATTAATGAGTATGGAAGTGATTCTTTGCGGTTTACTTTATCCTTTTTGTCTGTTCAAGGTCAAGATTTAAATATTGATTTTAAGGATTTTATGCTTGGAGCTAAGTTTGCAAACAAAGTTTTTAATGCTTCCAAATTTATTCTTTTAAATTTGAAAAATAGAGAAATATTAAATGATTTGGAATTTAACGACATCGACAAATGGTTGCTTACAAGCTTGAATTCAACCATTCTTGGCGTAGAGTCTTCTTTTGCAAATTATAAATATAATGAAGCTTCAAAATTTGTTTATGAGTTTTTTTGGAATGATTTTTGTGATTGGTATATTGAAATTAGTAAAATTGATCTTAATAGTGAAGATGTTAACATTCAAAATATGGCTATTTCCAAGTTGCTATTTTTTCTTAAAAAAGCATTGTTAATTTTACATCCTTTTATTCCTTTTGTTACAGAAAAAATTTATTCTGGATTTTCAAAAAAGGGGGATATTTTAGCTTTAAATGAATATCCAAGCTTTGATATTACTAATAATTTTCAAGAAGAATTTGAAAGCTTTAAAGTATTTAAAACTTTCATTGTGGCCGTTAGAACACTTAAGAGTGAATTTAACATATCTTCTAGTATTGAGATTGATGTCGCTTTGAAGTTTGATGCTGACTTTAAATATGTGGGATATTTTCAGGCTAATGAAAGCATTGCAAAAAGAATGATTAATTTTAAAAATATATTTTACAATAAAAATTGCGACGGTATGCTTGGTGTAGCCGTAGTTGGTTTTGAAATTTATGCAGATGTTAAGTCATTAATAGATAAAACTAAAGAGTTAATAAGGCTGGAAAAGCAACTTGAAAAGTATAAAATGCTTAAGATTTCTGTTTCCAAAAAACTTGAAAATAAAAATTTTTTAATGAATGCTCCTGCAGAAATTGTTGAATCTGAAAAATTAAAATTTGCAGAATTTTCTTCTTTAATTAATAAGATAAATAGTTATATTGTTAATTTAAAAAATCTGTAA